One window of the Choristoneura fumiferana chromosome 18, NRCan_CFum_1, whole genome shotgun sequence genome contains the following:
- the LOC141437678 gene encoding LOW QUALITY PROTEIN: integrator complex subunit 9-like (The sequence of the model RefSeq protein was modified relative to this genomic sequence to represent the inferred CDS: deleted 2 bases in 1 codon) has translation MKLYCLSSDAAKPCFVLSFKELLIMLDCGLAAHSVLNFLPLPPVPSTRLAALPSYTPPHITDPLLDGELKECCGRVFVDSAPEWVPPLDKVVDFAQLDVLLVSNYTCMLALPFVLDAPGFRGQVLATEPTLQIGRFYMEELSEWLSGASGGAAARRWKELLHVLPPPLAHALRPRAWRRLYAPDALRRALARVRVVGYDERVDIYGALDATPVSSGFCLGSANWVLRSAHEKVAYVSGSSTLTTHPRPINQAALRGADLLILAALTQTPAHNPDNMLGDLCVHCATTLRGGGGVLLPVYPSGVLYDLLECLGAHLEAAGLAHVPLYVLSEVADASLAYSNILAEWVSQAKQARVYLPEEPFPHAGLARAGRLRRARRLHEDAFSRDFRQPCVVFAGHPSLRFGAAVHLLELWAAQPQHAVIFTEPDFPYLEALAPFQPLAMKAFHCPIDTSLNYSQANKLVRELRPRELALPEQYAAGGGAGGAGRPHISADVPTVLLRRGGAASVGLRRRLARGVLAGALAAGCSPRALRPGLRAAPLHALLALRDARLELQPPPPAPTGASDLPPVPGGSTPRLEWGSLDVEAFVRELAREGLTDARVEAGAGGAVLHLPRHDTLVVLERHSTHVFCEARARPHVRQALRKALKACLNHL, from the exons atgaaACTG TACTGCCTGAGCAGCGACGCGGCCAAGCCGTGCTTCGTGCTGTCGTTCAAGGAGCTGCTGATCATGCTGGACTGCGGGCTGGCGGCGCACTCGGTGCTCAACTTCCTGCCGCTGCCGCCCGTGCCCTCCACGCGCCTCGCCGCGCTGCCCTCCTACACGCCGCCGCACATCACCGACCCGCTGCTCGACGGG GAGCTGAAGGAGTGCTGCGGGCGCGTGTTCGTGGACTCGGCGCCCGAGTGGGTGCCGCCGCTGGACAAGGTGGTGGACTTCGCGCAGCTGGACGTGCTGCTGGTCTCCAACTACACCTGCATGCTGGCGCTGCCCTTCGTGCTGGACGCGCCCGGCTTCCGCGGACAGGTGCTCGCCACCGAGCCCACGTTACAGATCGGCAG GTTCTACATGGAGGAGCTTTCCGAGTGGCTGTCGGGCGCGAGCGGGGGCGCTGCGGCGCGCCGCTGGAAGGAGCTGCTGCACGTGCTGCCGCCGCCGCTGGCGCACGCGCTGCGGCCGCGCGCCTGGCGCCGCCTGTACGCGCCGGACGCGCTGCGCCGCGCGCTGGCCCGCGTGCGCGTCGTGGGCTACGACGAGCGCGTCGACATCTACGGCGCGCTCGACGCCACGCCCGTCTCCTCCGGCTTCTGCCTCGGCTCCGCCAACTGGGTGCTGCGCTCCGCGCACGAGAAG GTGGCATACGTGAGCGGGTCTTCGACGCTAACGACGCACCCGCGGCCCATCAACCAGGCGGCGCTGCGCGGCGCAGACCTGCTCATACTGGCCGCGCTCACACAGACGCCCGCGCACAACCCCGACAACATGCTGG GCGACCTGTGCGTGCACTGCGCGACCACCCTGCGGGGGGGCGGCGGCGTGCTGCTCCCGGTGTACCCCAGCGGCGTGCTGTACGACCTGCTGGAGTGCCTGGGCGCGCATCTGGAGGCGGCGGGGCTGGCGCACGTGCCGCTCTACGTGCTGAGCGAGGTGGCCGACGCCTCTCTCGCTTACTCCAACATCCTGGCCGAGTGGGTCTCGCAGGCCAAGCAG GCCCGTGTGTACCTGCCGGAAGAGCCGTTCCCTCACGCGGGGCTGGCGCGCGCGGGGCGGCTGCGACGCGCGCGGCGCCTGCACGAGGACGCGTTCTCGCGCGACTTCCGGCAGCCCTGCGTCGTGTTCGCCGGACACCCCAGCCTGCGCTTCGGCGCCGCCGTGCACCTGCTCGAGCTGTGGGCCGCGCAGCCGCAGCACGCCGTCATCTTCACGG AGCCGGACTTCCCGTACCTGGAGGCGCTGGCGCCGTTCCAGCCGCTCGCGATGAAGGCGTTCCACTGCCCCATCGACACCTCGCTGAACTACAGCCAGGCCAACAAGCTGGTGCGAGAGCTGCGGCCCCGCGAGCTGGCGCTGCCCGAGCAGtacgcggcgggc gggggggCGGGGGGGGCCGGCCGCCCGCACATCAGCGCCGACGTGCCCACCGTGCTgctgcggcgcggcggcgcggccagCGTGGGGCTGCGGCGGCGGCTGGCGCGCGGCGTGCTGGCGGGCGCGCTGGCGGCCGGCTGCAGCCCGCGCGCGCTGCGGCCGGGCCTGCGCGCCGCGCCCCTGCATGCGCTGCTGGCCCTGCGCGACGCGCGCCTGGAgctgcagccgccgccgcccgcgccgacCGGCGCGTCCGACCTGCCACCCG TGCCGGGCGGCAGCACGCCGCGCCTGGAGTGGGGCTCGCTCGACGTGGAGGCGTTCGTGCGGGAACTGGCACGCGAGGGCCTGACGGACGCGCGCGTGGA ggcgggcgcgggcggcgccgtGCTGCACCTGCCGCGCCACGACACGCTGGTGGTGCTGGAGCGGCACTCCACGCACGTGTTCTgcgaggcgcgcgcgcggccccACGTGCGGCAGGCGCTGCGCAAGGCGCTCAAGGCCTGCCTCAACCATCTCTAG